One window from the genome of Alkalihalobacillus sp. LMS6 encodes:
- a CDS encoding glycosyltransferase has protein sequence MQYFQRKTQRAYQKQVHTEKKRPVHRNRSFRLAVIVPAMNEEDTLGGVLDEINRLEPDDLIVVVNGSTDQTAAIAQSKGARVVHYQYPLGNDVGRAIGLKEAQADIYLITDADIIIKAEQYLPFIKAIEQGEDASINSIDWITHYEKADTISAARYFLNEVQGRSDLRAENLLTIPHAISHSLKENMGVSAFANPMLATSVCLEKTKKVNSPYAIDVLKMNKPRKNHVARGTEILSLAMQRMQGDALEAIAYYVSEASQPVIETEISYSESDRNHCREQWWSGHEEKPVSFIVYFDQSYDPSMVTTIAQLQRNETIEVIPIVVEECSVLCWQFQQMKQPYIRLTNSDKLGHAYEMGRYLARGQFCLYHHGFIPLAVYQIAQFVDQATANPDAFIVNDQEDHFTTLEQMDSFFKGQQLVTMLNPSVNIHLSSVLLPPFLLPTSFACEVRSPENLQIDLFVDQVPVVKGAKVDVRAYLQNKQQDLLRDLLNGFNHLFLKTNRRGGFTDEGRRRELLPSLSFADCLKQVQVKKASVSYIHTGTTQPERT, from the coding sequence ATGCAATATTTTCAGCGCAAAACTCAACGTGCGTATCAAAAGCAAGTGCATACAGAAAAAAAGCGACCGGTGCACCGAAATCGCTCGTTTCGATTAGCGGTAATCGTTCCAGCAATGAACGAAGAGGATACACTTGGGGGCGTGCTTGATGAAATTAATCGGCTAGAACCGGATGACCTTATTGTCGTGGTAAACGGGTCGACAGATCAAACCGCAGCGATTGCCCAGTCTAAAGGAGCGAGAGTTGTCCACTATCAATATCCACTCGGAAACGATGTTGGTCGAGCAATTGGTTTGAAGGAGGCCCAGGCAGATATTTATTTAATAACAGACGCCGATATCATTATAAAAGCGGAGCAATACCTCCCGTTTATTAAAGCGATTGAACAAGGCGAGGATGCTAGCATAAACTCAATTGATTGGATTACCCATTATGAAAAAGCGGATACAATCTCTGCAGCACGTTATTTTCTAAATGAAGTGCAAGGACGATCCGATTTAAGAGCAGAAAATCTATTAACCATTCCTCATGCTATTAGTCATTCTTTAAAAGAAAATATGGGGGTGAGCGCATTTGCAAATCCGATGCTAGCGACGAGCGTCTGTTTAGAAAAAACGAAAAAAGTAAATTCACCTTATGCCATCGATGTATTAAAAATGAATAAGCCAAGAAAGAACCATGTCGCTAGAGGAACGGAGATTCTATCTCTCGCCATGCAAAGGATGCAAGGAGATGCGCTAGAAGCAATTGCTTACTATGTTAGCGAAGCGAGTCAGCCGGTTATAGAAACGGAGATCAGCTATAGCGAAAGCGATCGAAACCATTGTCGAGAACAATGGTGGAGTGGGCATGAAGAAAAACCAGTCTCTTTCATTGTTTATTTCGATCAGTCATACGACCCAAGCATGGTGACCACGATCGCTCAATTACAGCGTAATGAAACGATTGAAGTGATTCCCATTGTTGTAGAAGAGTGTTCCGTTCTATGCTGGCAATTTCAACAAATGAAGCAGCCGTATATTCGGCTAACGAATAGCGATAAGCTGGGCCATGCTTATGAAATGGGCCGCTATTTAGCTAGAGGGCAGTTTTGTCTGTATCATCATGGCTTCATCCCGCTAGCGGTTTATCAGATCGCTCAATTCGTCGACCAAGCAACGGCTAATCCTGATGCTTTCATTGTGAATGATCAAGAAGACCATTTTACAACGCTTGAACAAATGGACAGTTTTTTTAAAGGACAACAACTTGTAACGATGTTAAATCCATCTGTAAACATTCATTTATCAAGTGTGCTCCTCCCACCGTTTTTGTTGCCGACATCGTTCGCATGCGAGGTACGTTCGCCTGAAAACCTTCAAATTGATCTTTTTGTCGATCAAGTGCCTGTCGTAAAGGGTGCGAAAGTAGATGTGCGTGCCTACTTGCAAAACAAACAGCAGGATTTGCTCCGTGATTTGCTTAATGGATTTAACCATTTATTTTTAAAAACGAATCGACGTGGTGGATTTACGGATGAAGGAAGAAGGCGGGAACTCTTACCATCATTATCATTTGCTGACTGTTTAAAGCAAGTACAGGTGAAAAAAGCAAGCGTGTCCTATATTCATACAGGCACAACACAGCCTGAGCGCACATAA
- a CDS encoding glycosyltransferase family 2 protein produces MIEISLCLIVKDEEQVLARCLESVKEAVDEIVILDTGSTDRTKEIASTFTDHVFDFKWVNHFAKARNQAFSYATKPYVMWLDADDVLKEDDVKKLIHLKSTLPKKVDAVSMDYHLAFDESGRPSSSIRRFRIVRKDRGFVWHGAVHEYLEVFGELYHSDIAVTHLSVDDGHDLTRNLDIYEQMKASGETFTPRDLLYYANELTDHRRFEDAIEYYLKFVKTEKGWSEDLIRTCHKLSDCYLNLGVPKQAKEWVFRALEYGKPKPETCCRIGHLFLEKQAFAEATFWYELAIANKEENAYFQNVACETWIPHLQLAVSYDKLGMVEKGNEHNEQAATYLPNDSRIEYNRTYFKEQLKLLEQND; encoded by the coding sequence GTGATTGAAATCAGTTTGTGTTTGATTGTAAAAGACGAGGAACAAGTTTTAGCGCGTTGTTTGGAAAGCGTAAAAGAAGCGGTGGACGAAATTGTTATTTTGGATACAGGCTCAACCGACCGAACAAAAGAAATCGCGTCGACTTTTACGGACCACGTGTTTGATTTTAAATGGGTCAATCACTTTGCAAAAGCGCGTAATCAAGCATTTTCCTATGCGACAAAACCATATGTGATGTGGCTCGATGCCGATGATGTCTTAAAAGAAGACGATGTAAAAAAACTCATTCACTTAAAATCAACGCTCCCTAAAAAAGTCGATGCGGTATCCATGGATTATCATTTAGCTTTTGACGAAAGTGGTCGTCCTAGTTCAAGTATAAGACGGTTTCGAATTGTAAGGAAAGACCGTGGGTTTGTCTGGCATGGAGCCGTTCATGAGTATCTTGAAGTATTCGGCGAACTCTACCATAGTGACATTGCTGTTACGCATTTAAGTGTTGACGATGGGCACGATCTTACGCGAAACTTAGATATTTATGAGCAAATGAAAGCATCTGGAGAAACGTTTACACCAAGGGACTTATTATATTATGCAAATGAGTTAACGGACCACAGGCGATTTGAAGATGCGATTGAGTATTATTTGAAGTTTGTTAAGACGGAAAAAGGGTGGTCCGAAGATCTCATTCGAACGTGTCACAAACTGTCCGATTGTTATTTAAATTTAGGCGTGCCAAAACAAGCGAAAGAATGGGTGTTTCGTGCATTAGAATACGGAAAACCAAAACCGGAAACATGCTGTCGAATCGGACATTTATTTTTAGAAAAGCAAGCATTTGCAGAAGCGACTTTTTGGTATGAGCTAGCAATTGCAAATAAAGAAGAAAATGCTTACTTTCAAAATGTTGCTTGTGAGACGTGGATTCCGCACCTACAGCTTGCGGTTAGCTATGATAAACTTGGCATGGTTGAAAAAGGAAATGAGCATAATGAACAAGCTGCAACGTATTTACCGAATGACAGTCGGATTGAGTACAATCGTACGTATTTCAAAGAGCAATTAAAGCTTCTTGAACAAAACGACTGA